A genome region from Streptomyces sp. SAI-135 includes the following:
- a CDS encoding ABC transporter substrate-binding protein produces the protein MRRSLAARAALVISALLVVAGCGGGSGAESADPKHPVTIDVAVLAATEFYVLPWLVGQKEGFFADHGVVVKNIVAGSGGSATLRTQLSGGIPIGEIGYKSVLDASSQGIPVLAVGGGAQGPYGGDFYARADNTRVNELRDIKKWAYTNPGSSVYALSFLLPKAAGLPTKAERIAAGGVGEGEALLEAGTVDVAWLPPSLASRSEDKFKLVVSTSKYITDFQQSVITTSPAYAKKHPDVVRGVLAGWQQAAKWITQNPDAAARIYAEHVDLPVPAAVSVVQGAIKSNVWNVGFNPAALKRATEAAVVSGFKGDVKYCDFLDSSYLPSGATAELPAKCGA, from the coding sequence ATGCGTCGAAGCCTCGCGGCTCGAGCCGCCCTCGTGATCTCGGCACTGCTGGTCGTCGCGGGCTGCGGCGGCGGAAGTGGTGCCGAGAGCGCCGACCCGAAGCACCCGGTGACGATCGACGTCGCCGTGCTGGCGGCCACGGAGTTCTACGTCCTCCCCTGGCTGGTAGGCCAGAAGGAGGGCTTCTTCGCCGACCACGGGGTGGTCGTCAAGAACATCGTCGCGGGAAGCGGCGGCAGCGCGACGCTGCGGACGCAGCTCTCCGGCGGCATCCCCATCGGCGAGATCGGATACAAATCCGTCCTTGACGCCTCGTCGCAGGGCATCCCGGTGCTCGCGGTCGGAGGAGGCGCGCAGGGACCTTACGGGGGCGACTTCTACGCCCGCGCCGACAACACACGGGTCAACGAGCTTCGTGACATCAAGAAGTGGGCCTACACCAACCCCGGGTCCTCGGTCTACGCACTGTCGTTCCTGCTCCCGAAAGCGGCAGGGCTGCCCACCAAGGCCGAGCGCATCGCCGCCGGCGGAGTCGGCGAGGGCGAGGCCCTGCTGGAGGCGGGCACCGTCGACGTCGCCTGGCTGCCGCCGTCGCTGGCGAGCCGCAGCGAGGACAAGTTCAAGCTGGTCGTCTCGACGAGCAAGTACATCACCGACTTCCAGCAGAGCGTCATCACCACCAGCCCGGCCTACGCCAAGAAGCACCCCGACGTGGTACGTGGCGTCCTCGCGGGCTGGCAGCAGGCAGCGAAGTGGATCACCCAGAACCCGGATGCCGCTGCGCGCATCTACGCCGAGCACGTCGACCTGCCTGTCCCGGCAGCGGTCTCGGTGGTCCAGGGTGCGATCAAGTCGAACGTCTGGAACGTGGGCTTCAACCCCGCCGCGCTGAAGCGCGCCACCGAAGCCGCAGTGGTCAGCGGGTTCAAGGGCGACGTCAAGTACTGCGACTTCTTGGACAGTTCGTACCTGCCCAGCGGCGCCACCGCCGAACTGCCGGCCAAGTGCGGCGCATGA
- a CDS encoding alpha/beta hydrolase, whose product MTLPALRRSAFVAAALTAVAAVSIPVAGAAVADHHVDTPKPTVVFVHGAFADASGWYGAMDNLRKDGYPVRAANNPLRGLPSDAAYVRDFLNSINGPIILVGHSYGGAVITQAAAGDPDVKALVYVAASVPDVGESLADLKAHQVDDPAPALPLQLVKFTEPDGSQGTDAYIDRAKFRDTFAGDVNPTVAADMADSQKGIDLAALNQKATAAAWKTIPSWFLIAKQDHANSTNLQRWEAERIGAHAVEIDSSHAAMVSHPEAVSDLVEQADRGTN is encoded by the coding sequence GTGACTCTGCCTGCCCTTCGGCGATCCGCGTTCGTTGCCGCTGCTCTCACGGCCGTAGCCGCCGTCTCCATCCCGGTTGCCGGCGCCGCGGTGGCCGACCACCACGTCGACACTCCCAAGCCGACTGTCGTCTTCGTGCACGGTGCGTTCGCGGACGCCTCCGGGTGGTACGGCGCGATGGACAACCTGCGCAAGGACGGCTATCCGGTCCGTGCCGCGAACAACCCGCTGCGTGGCCTCCCCAGCGACGCCGCCTACGTCCGCGACTTCCTCAACAGCATCAACGGACCGATCATCCTCGTCGGCCACTCCTACGGCGGGGCGGTCATCACCCAGGCGGCTGCGGGTGACCCGGACGTCAAGGCCCTCGTCTACGTGGCGGCCTCGGTGCCGGACGTCGGCGAGTCCCTGGCCGACCTGAAGGCCCACCAGGTCGACGACCCCGCGCCGGCCCTCCCGTTGCAGCTGGTGAAGTTCACGGAGCCGGACGGATCCCAGGGCACCGACGCGTACATCGATCGGGCCAAGTTCCGCGACACCTTCGCCGGGGACGTCAATCCGACCGTGGCGGCCGACATGGCGGACTCGCAGAAGGGGATCGACCTGGCGGCCCTCAACCAGAAGGCCACGGCGGCCGCGTGGAAGACCATTCCCTCGTGGTTCCTGATCGCCAAGCAGGACCACGCGAACAGCACGAACCTCCAGCGCTGGGAGGCCGAGCGTATCGGAGCGCACGCCGTCGAGATCGACTCCTCGCACGCCGCCATGGTCAGCCACCCCGAGGCGGTATCGGACCTGGTCGAGCAGGCGGACCGCGGTACCAACTGA
- a CDS encoding ABC transporter permease subunit yields MRAGRRGAPGYLRLDRSRAGGLPAWAWRTIIVAAALGAVELTARFALDGSYELVPITTMAQRAAELLVDPGFLTQHLLWSSVSVLVSFTAAAVIGIALGYLMHGHPWWNRALRPYLSVFYAVPIFALYPLLVVVFGTDLMPILLIATAFSAVVVTTHASLGFASVPQNVDKLATAVRTSRSQYVRLVLFPAALPDIVAGARLGFAYSITAVLASEFILSTRGVGHFISTAYAGFMSVDMYAGIFLVAAFSLVLIAVVDRAAAHLDWRSR; encoded by the coding sequence ATGAGGGCCGGTCGCCGGGGTGCCCCCGGATACCTGCGGCTGGACCGTTCGAGGGCCGGCGGCCTGCCGGCCTGGGCGTGGCGGACGATCATCGTGGCCGCCGCGCTCGGTGCCGTCGAGCTGACGGCTCGGTTCGCACTGGACGGCTCCTACGAGCTGGTCCCCATCACGACGATGGCCCAGCGGGCTGCCGAACTGCTCGTGGATCCCGGATTTCTGACGCAGCACCTGCTGTGGAGCAGCGTCTCGGTGCTGGTGAGCTTCACCGCGGCCGCGGTCATTGGAATCGCGCTCGGTTACCTGATGCACGGCCACCCGTGGTGGAACCGGGCGCTGCGCCCCTACCTGTCGGTCTTCTACGCCGTCCCGATCTTCGCGCTCTATCCACTGCTGGTCGTCGTGTTCGGCACCGATCTGATGCCGATCCTGCTGATCGCGACCGCGTTCAGTGCGGTCGTGGTCACCACGCATGCCTCCCTGGGGTTCGCGTCCGTGCCCCAGAACGTGGACAAGCTGGCGACAGCCGTCCGCACGTCCCGGTCCCAGTACGTGCGTCTGGTCCTCTTCCCTGCGGCACTTCCTGACATCGTCGCCGGGGCCCGCCTCGGGTTCGCGTACTCGATCACCGCCGTGCTGGCCAGTGAGTTCATCCTGTCCACGCGCGGCGTCGGCCACTTCATCTCCACCGCCTACGCGGGCTTCATGTCCGTCGACATGTACGCCGGCATCTTCCTCGTCGCCGCGTTCTCACTCGTACTGATCGCTGTGGTCGACCGCGCGGCGGCCCACCTGGACTGGAGGAGCCGATGA
- a CDS encoding Sua5/YciO/YrdC/YwlC family protein: protein MGRHDINADAKRVFDTITAGGAVILPGDIGYGAGASSPEALQRLFVAKRRAPHKRHAMVGNYELHREVHELGSREQEIVDAITIDADLPLTVVAAYRADHPVVAAVEADTLAASTVGNTLALLVNGGRLQDEVVRLCHQAGLPFLGSSANLTGTGTKFRVEDIQQPIIDAVDLVIDYGLRKYHHYRRSSTIIDFSTMEVVRIGTCYELISDIMATQFGITLPADPGRDALPSGHLREQAQ, encoded by the coding sequence ATGGGCAGGCACGACATCAACGCCGACGCGAAGCGCGTCTTCGACACGATCACCGCCGGTGGCGCGGTGATCCTCCCCGGCGACATCGGGTACGGGGCCGGGGCGAGCTCACCGGAGGCACTGCAGCGGCTGTTCGTGGCCAAGCGCCGCGCTCCGCACAAGCGCCACGCGATGGTCGGCAACTACGAGCTGCACCGGGAGGTGCACGAACTCGGCAGTCGCGAGCAGGAGATCGTCGACGCGATCACCATCGACGCGGATCTGCCGCTCACGGTCGTCGCCGCCTACCGGGCGGATCATCCCGTCGTCGCGGCGGTCGAGGCCGACACGCTGGCCGCCAGCACCGTCGGGAACACCCTCGCACTGCTGGTCAACGGCGGTCGTCTCCAGGACGAGGTGGTCCGCCTCTGTCACCAGGCAGGTCTGCCGTTCCTCGGTTCGTCCGCCAACCTCACCGGCACGGGTACCAAGTTCCGCGTCGAGGACATCCAGCAGCCGATCATCGACGCCGTGGACCTGGTCATCGACTACGGCCTCCGCAAGTACCACCACTACCGACGCTCCTCGACCATCATCGACTTCAGCACGATGGAGGTCGTCCGCATCGGAACGTGTTACGAGCTCATCAGCGACATCATGGCCACTCAGTTCGGCATCACGCTGCCCGCCGACCCGGGGCGCGACGCCCTGCCCTCCGGTCATCTCCGCGAGCAGGCCCAGTGA
- a CDS encoding ABC transporter ATP-binding protein: MMNTDADTTSRPAGAAPAGVAPAGAAHVEATGVVRAFGPVQALGTVDLRLQAGEFVSVVGPSGCGKSTLLEIVGGLQVPDAGTVEVGGEKLAGPRKRTAIVFQDSACLPWRTVLDNVAFPLEAAKVPRKERRARAQELLGVVGLAEFAGHHPHQLSGGMRQRVAIARALITEPDLILADEPFGALDEQTRILMAFELLAVVERLSASVLFITHSIQEAVLLSDRVLVMSARPGRILDEIVLDLPRPRAQNTLALPEAAAAVDRIWTTLRTEASASMGVPR, from the coding sequence ATGATGAACACAGACGCGGACACGACGTCCCGCCCCGCCGGCGCCGCACCCGCCGGCGTCGCACCCGCCGGAGCCGCGCACGTCGAGGCGACGGGCGTCGTGCGGGCCTTCGGGCCGGTGCAGGCGCTCGGAACCGTCGACCTGCGCCTCCAAGCAGGCGAGTTCGTGTCGGTCGTGGGCCCGAGCGGCTGCGGAAAGTCGACGCTCCTGGAGATCGTCGGCGGCCTGCAGGTCCCTGACGCGGGCACGGTGGAGGTCGGCGGGGAGAAGCTGGCCGGGCCACGAAAGCGCACCGCGATCGTGTTCCAGGACTCGGCGTGCCTGCCGTGGCGGACCGTCCTGGACAACGTCGCCTTCCCGCTGGAGGCGGCGAAGGTCCCCCGCAAGGAGCGCCGTGCCCGGGCCCAGGAACTCCTCGGCGTCGTCGGGCTCGCGGAGTTCGCCGGCCACCATCCCCACCAGCTCTCCGGAGGCATGCGTCAACGGGTCGCCATCGCCAGGGCGTTGATCACGGAGCCGGATCTCATCCTGGCCGACGAACCGTTCGGCGCCCTGGACGAACAGACCCGCATCCTCATGGCGTTCGAACTGCTCGCCGTCGTCGAACGGTTGTCGGCGAGCGTCCTGTTCATCACGCACAGCATCCAGGAGGCGGTCCTGCTGTCCGACCGCGTCCTGGTCATGAGTGCCCGGCCGGGGCGCATCCTGGACGAGATCGTCCTGGACCTGCCGCGTCCACGTGCCCAGAACACGCTCGCCCTCCCGGAAGCGGCCGCAGCCGTGGACCGGATCTGGACCACGCTGCGGACCGAGGCTTCGGCGTCGATGGGAGTGCCCCGATGA
- a CDS encoding ABC transporter permease subunit: protein MTALAEASPSLKRRTRTLGGRGGPALVVAFVAVAVWWAGAVVADSAVVPTPAQSLRSLVTELGQPSFRASVFDTLRVLVQSYLSAAVVGAVVGALLGVRPFWSRVALPLAYAVNTVPKVTLFPIFFVFLGLGNLSCGAFAFFSGVLPMFLIAAEAARGVPQAQLKLAASLRVGDLRVLPMVVWPAVMPAVAAGLRLTFGFTFLGLIIAEMFAGSSGLGQQLLRNVALARMEYIAGEIVLIALLALLPFVLLTWLERRISDRFGPRPAPRGSRP from the coding sequence ATGACCGCCCTTGCCGAGGCCTCGCCCTCGTTGAAACGCCGAACGCGCACTCTCGGGGGCCGTGGCGGGCCCGCCCTGGTCGTGGCTTTCGTGGCGGTCGCCGTCTGGTGGGCGGGTGCCGTGGTGGCCGACTCGGCCGTCGTACCGACCCCCGCCCAGTCCCTGCGCAGCCTCGTGACGGAGCTGGGCCAGCCGTCGTTTCGCGCGAGCGTGTTCGACACCCTGCGCGTACTCGTCCAGAGCTACCTCTCCGCCGCCGTCGTCGGCGCAGTTGTCGGTGCCCTGCTGGGGGTGCGGCCCTTCTGGTCACGGGTCGCTCTGCCGTTGGCGTACGCAGTCAATACGGTGCCGAAGGTGACGCTCTTTCCGATCTTCTTCGTGTTCCTGGGCCTGGGGAACCTGAGCTGCGGGGCGTTCGCCTTCTTCTCCGGGGTGCTGCCGATGTTCCTCATCGCGGCGGAGGCCGCCCGCGGGGTCCCACAGGCGCAGCTCAAGCTTGCCGCGTCGCTCCGCGTCGGTGACCTGCGGGTTCTCCCGATGGTCGTCTGGCCGGCGGTCATGCCCGCCGTCGCGGCCGGACTCCGGCTGACCTTCGGGTTCACGTTCCTCGGCTTGATCATCGCTGAGATGTTCGCGGGCTCGTCGGGGCTCGGCCAGCAGCTCCTGCGCAATGTCGCCCTCGCCCGAATGGAATACATCGCCGGGGAGATCGTCCTGATCGCCCTACTGGCCCTCCTGCCCTTCGTGCTGCTCACGTGGCTCGAGAGGCGCATCAGTGACCGATTCGGTCCCCGCCCGGCACCCCGCGGGAGCCGTCCTTGA